A single region of the Salvia miltiorrhiza cultivar Shanhuang (shh) chromosome 8, IMPLAD_Smil_shh, whole genome shotgun sequence genome encodes:
- the LOC131000821 gene encoding DNA repair protein REV1 isoform X1, with amino-acid sequence MSSKSNSASRSKRSLKSTSSNPSSSSNHSADGKRKKTDQKTLGMAWGANSRPSSRTAFRNSPFTDFGSYMAVKNQKLHEQFDAAASSSSHSGSSSGNIFYGVSIFVDGYTVPSSQELRGYMLKYGGRFENYFSRHRVTHIICSNLPDSKIKNLRAFSGGLPVVKPAWLLDSVAANKLLSWTPYQLDQLAAENCNQAKLSAFFTLQNNDAPEIANNSVDDCDNQLLIKKDEGRVSLEQTERCNREQIDHLQLKTDRVMSEEPSCSVESSCEVKGLEQSDCSPLDRKNSDLENKSSPCKASVSHCSNSPHNQNSCEASSSRICLPTNQRHSTLSDPNFVENYFKSSRLHFIGTWRNRYRKRFPSLSNGITSGVSGLYTAGSSHKTAVANEKNVVIHIDMDCFFVSVVIRNHPELQGKPVAVCHSDNPRGTAEISSANYPAREYGVRAGMFVKDAKSRCPQLVIVPYDFGAYEMVADQFYDILHNHCNKVQAVSCDEAFLDVSESEMGDHELLASIIRKEILNTTGCTASAGIAENMLMARLATKTAKPDGQFYIPTGKVDDYLYTLPVKALPGIGHVLEEKLKNKQIRTCGQLRSITKESLQKDFGMKTGEMLWNYSRGIDNRLVGVIQESKSIGAEVNWGVRFNNANDAQHFLKNLCKEVALRLQGCGVQGRAFTLKIKKKKSDAGEPVKYMGCGDCENLSHTITIPMATDDVGVLQRLATQLFGHFHIDVGDIRGVGLQVSKLEGADDSKCGNKRNSILPWVSSTSVKDKNQNQISDLPKLGESDAWRPSSGVLRQPSSGIKESSTETRAGLSSSETGTHNSSVLPPLQDLDVAVIESLPPEVVSEINEMYGGKLLGFISASKSKIIDINTHAASTKSCEDSGVAVEGTGSLSGAHLVESNMVATDKVMKWDKEEDPNYAAPATLSRRHIMPSSLSQVDSSVFRELPEELRKDIIEHLAHHEGPEYVKGAFSDVSDKQTEVEASDLSGLWIGNPPKWVKKFQISNCGLLTIFAEVYQSGSGSCLSSLLQCLMSRILTGGGADGFGNAVSWLHELFKQYIDLKITTDVEEIYVCICLLRRLTGRSEYLLQVYNAIIPHLQASMGENYGGTLCIPSL; translated from the exons ATGAGTTCTAAATCTAATTCGGCTTCGAGATCGAAACGCAGTTTGAAATCGACATCCTCTAACCCTTCTTCATCCAGTAATCATAGCGCCGATGGTAAGAGGAAGAAAACCGATCAGAAAACCCTCGGGATGGCTTGGGGAGCGAATTCTCGTCCCTCGTCTCGCACCGCCTTCCGCAATTCGCCCTTCACCGATTTTGGCAG TTACATGGCTGTGAAGAATCAGAAACTACATGAGCAGTTTGATGCCGCTGCTTCAAGCTCTTCCCACAGTGGGTCCAGTTCCGGGAATATATTTTATGGGGTTTCCATTTTTGTTGATGGATATACTGTTCCTTCAAGTCAG GAGCTCCGAGGATACATGTTGAAGTATGGAGGGCgctttgaaaattatttttcaaggCATCGGGTTACACATATAATTTGCAGCAATCTCCCTGACAGTAAAATCAAGAATTTGAG GGCATTCAGCGGTGGGCTTCCGGTTGTTAAGCCTGCATGGTTGCTGGACTCTGTTGCTGCTAATAAACTTCTTAGTT GGACTCCTTATCAACTTGATCAACTTGCTGCTGAAAATTGTAACCAAGCAAAGTTGTCTGCCTTTTTCACTCTCCAAAACAACGATGCACCCGAAATCGCAAATAATTCTGTTGATGATTGTGACAATCAATTATTGATTAAGAAGGATGAAGGCCGTGTCTCTTTAGAACAAACAGAGAGGTGCAATAGAGAACAGATTGACCACTTGCAACTTAAGACTGATAGGGTGATGTCTGAAGAGCCATCATGTAGTGTGGAAAGTTCCTGTGAAGTGAAAGGTCTTGAACAAAGTGATTGTTCACCTTTAGATAGGAAGAATTCTGATTTGGAGAACAAGTCTAGTCCATGCAAGGCTTCTGTTTCTCATTGCAGTAATAGCCCGCATAATCAGAATTCGTGTGAAGCTTCAAGCTCAAGAATTTGTTTGCCCACTAATCAACGCCACTCAACACTCTCAGATCCCAATTTtgtggaaaattattttaag AGTTCAAGGCTGCATTTTATTGGTACTTGGAGAAACCGATATCGTAAGAGATTTCCCAGCTTGTCTAATGGGATTACATCTGGAGTTTCTGGTCTGTACACTGCGGGTTCCAGTCACAAAACTGCTGTAGCGAATGAGAAGAATGTTGTGATACACATCGACATG GACTGCTTCTTCGTTTCAGTAGTCATCAGGAACCATCCTGAGTTACAGGGAAAGCCTGTTGCTGTCTGTCATTCAGATAATCCCCGTGGTACAGCTGAAATCTCATCAGCCAATTATCCAGCCCGAGAATATG GAGTGAGGGCAGGGATGTTTGTGAAAGATGCGAAGAGTAGGTGCCCTCAGCTTGTAATTGTTCCATATGACTTTGGAGCTTATGAGATG GTGGCAGATCAATTTTATGACATTCTTCACAATCACTGCAACAAAGTGCAG GCTGTGAGCTGTGATGAAGCATTCTTAGATGTATCTGAATCAGAAATGGGGGACCATGAGCTTTTAGCCTCGATAATCAGAAAGGAGATTCTTAACACTACAGGATGCACTGCTAGTGCAGGAATTGCAGAAAATATGCTTATGGCTCGCCTTGCTACAAAAACTGCAAAACCAGATGGCCAGTTCTATATTCCTACTGGAAAG GTGGATGATTATTTATACACACTTCCCGTTAAGGCACTTCCTGGTATTGGACATGTTTTGgaagaaaaattgaagaataaaCAAATTAGAACCTGTGGCCAATTGCGGTCAATTACCAAG GAGTCCCTTCAAAAGGATTTTGGGATGAAAACTGGAGAGATGCTGTGGAACTATAGTCGGGGAATAGACAACCGACTGGTTGGAGTGATTcag GAAAGCAAGTCTATTGGTGCAGAAGTAAACTGGGGCGTCAGATTCAATAATGCAAATGAT GCTCAGCACTTTCTAAAAAATCTATGCAAGGAGGTAGCACTTCGATTGCAGGGATGTGGAGTGCAAGGAAGAGCTTTTACTCTCAAG ataaagaagaagaaaagtgaTGCAGGAGAACCAGTAAAGTACATGGGCTGTGGGGACTGCGAGAATCTCAGCCATACAATAACA ATCCCAATGGCCACAGATGATGTGGGCGTGCTTCAGAGGTTGGCAACTCAGCTTTTTGGGCATTTCCACATAG ATGTCGGAGATATTCGAGGTGTGGGCTTACAGGTCTCGAAACTTGAAGGAGCTGATGATAGCAAATGTG GTAACAAAAGAAATTCCATTCTTCCCTGGGTTTCCTCCACATCAGTAAAGGACAAGAATCAGAACCAAATAAGTGatcttccaaaacttggcgAGTCAG ATGCTTGGAGACCAAGCAGTGGTGTGCTGCGTCAGCCGAGCTCCGGCATTAAAGAATCCTCTACTGAAACGCGAGCTGGCTTGTCCAGCTCTGAAACTGGCACTCACAATTCCTCAGTTCTTCCTCCTCTTCAAGATCTAGATGTGGCTGTTATCGAGTCTTTACCCCCTGAGGTGGTTTCTGAAATCAATGAAATGTATGGCGGAAAGttattaggttttatttctgcaAGTAAAAGCAAAATTATCGATATAAACACCCATGCTGCCTCAACGAAAAGTTGTGAAG ATTCAGGTGTAGCAGTTGAGGGTACGGGATCTCTTTCAGGAGCTCACCTTGTAGAATCAAATATGGTTGCTACTGATAAG GTAATGAAGTGGGAcaaggaagaagatccgaattATGCTGCACCTGCTACTTTATCTCGGAGACATATCATGCCCTCATCTCTAAGTCAAGTTGATTCCTCAGTGTTCCGAGAACTGCCTGAGGAATTGAGAAAAGACATTATCGAACATCTTGCCCATCACGAAGGACCAGAATATGTGAAAGGAGCCTTCAGTGATGTGTCTGATAAACAGACTGAAGTTGAAGCCTCTGACTTAAGTGGCCTTTGGATCGGAAATCCTCCGAAGTGGGTTAAGAAGTTCCAAATAAGCAACTGTGGCTTGTTAACTATTTTTGCGGAAGTATATCAGTCTGGATCTGGTAGTTGTTTGTCTTCTCTACTGCAGTGTTTGATGTCTAGGATACTTACTGGAGGCGGCGCTGACGGATTCGGTAATGCTGTTAGTTGGCTGCATGAGCTTTTCAAGCAGTATATAGATCTCAAAATTACAACAGATGTTGAGGAgatctatgtatgtatatgtcTATTGAGAAG GCTGACTGGAAGGTCTGAGTATCTCTTACAAGTCTACAATGCTATAATTCCTCACTTGCAG GCATCAATGGGTGAAAACTATGGGGGCACCCTTTGCATTCCTTCGCTGTAG
- the LOC131000821 gene encoding DNA repair protein REV1 isoform X2: MSSKSNSASRSKRSLKSTSSNPSSSSNHSADGKRKKTDQKTLGMAWGANSRPSSRTAFRNSPFTDFGSYMAVKNQKLHEQFDAAASSSSHSGSSSGNIFYGVSIFVDGYTVPSSQELRGYMLKYGGRFENYFSRHRVTHIICSNLPDSKIKNLRAFSGGLPVVKPAWLLDSVAANKLLSWTPYQLDQLAAENCNQAKLSAFFTLQNNDAPEIANNSVDDCDNQLLIKKDEGRVSLEQTERCNREQIDHLQLKTDRVMSEEPSCSVESSCEVKGLEQSDCSPLDRKNSDLENKSSPCKASVSHCSNSPHNQNSCEASSSRICLPTNQRHSTLSDPNFVENYFKSSRLHFIGTWRNRYRKRFPSLSNGITSGVSGLYTAGSSHKTAVANEKNVVIHIDMDCFFVSVVIRNHPELQGKPVAVCHSDNPRGTAEISSANYPAREYGVRAGMFVKDAKSRCPQLVIVPYDFGAYEMVADQFYDILHNHCNKVQAVSCDEAFLDVSESEMGDHELLASIIRKEILNTTGCTASAGIAENMLMARLATKTAKPDGQFYIPTGKVDDYLYTLPVKALPGIGHVLEEKLKNKQIRTCGQLRSITKESLQKDFGMKTGEMLWNYSRGIDNRLVGVIQESKSIGAEVNWGVRFNNANDAQHFLKNLCKEVALRLQGCGVQGRAFTLKIKKKKSDAGEPVKYMGCGDCENLSHTITIPMATDDVGVLQRLATQLFGHFHIDVGDIRGVGLQVSKLEGADDSKCGNKRNSILPWVSSTSVKDKNQNQISDLPKLGESDAWRPSSGVLRQPSSGIKESSTETRAGLSSSETGTHNSSVLPPLQDLDVAVIESLPPEVVSEINEMYGGKLLGFISASKSKIIDINTHAASTKSCEGVAVEGTGSLSGAHLVESNMVATDKVMKWDKEEDPNYAAPATLSRRHIMPSSLSQVDSSVFRELPEELRKDIIEHLAHHEGPEYVKGAFSDVSDKQTEVEASDLSGLWIGNPPKWVKKFQISNCGLLTIFAEVYQSGSGSCLSSLLQCLMSRILTGGGADGFGNAVSWLHELFKQYIDLKITTDVEEIYVCICLLRRLTGRSEYLLQVYNAIIPHLQASMGENYGGTLCIPSL; this comes from the exons ATGAGTTCTAAATCTAATTCGGCTTCGAGATCGAAACGCAGTTTGAAATCGACATCCTCTAACCCTTCTTCATCCAGTAATCATAGCGCCGATGGTAAGAGGAAGAAAACCGATCAGAAAACCCTCGGGATGGCTTGGGGAGCGAATTCTCGTCCCTCGTCTCGCACCGCCTTCCGCAATTCGCCCTTCACCGATTTTGGCAG TTACATGGCTGTGAAGAATCAGAAACTACATGAGCAGTTTGATGCCGCTGCTTCAAGCTCTTCCCACAGTGGGTCCAGTTCCGGGAATATATTTTATGGGGTTTCCATTTTTGTTGATGGATATACTGTTCCTTCAAGTCAG GAGCTCCGAGGATACATGTTGAAGTATGGAGGGCgctttgaaaattatttttcaaggCATCGGGTTACACATATAATTTGCAGCAATCTCCCTGACAGTAAAATCAAGAATTTGAG GGCATTCAGCGGTGGGCTTCCGGTTGTTAAGCCTGCATGGTTGCTGGACTCTGTTGCTGCTAATAAACTTCTTAGTT GGACTCCTTATCAACTTGATCAACTTGCTGCTGAAAATTGTAACCAAGCAAAGTTGTCTGCCTTTTTCACTCTCCAAAACAACGATGCACCCGAAATCGCAAATAATTCTGTTGATGATTGTGACAATCAATTATTGATTAAGAAGGATGAAGGCCGTGTCTCTTTAGAACAAACAGAGAGGTGCAATAGAGAACAGATTGACCACTTGCAACTTAAGACTGATAGGGTGATGTCTGAAGAGCCATCATGTAGTGTGGAAAGTTCCTGTGAAGTGAAAGGTCTTGAACAAAGTGATTGTTCACCTTTAGATAGGAAGAATTCTGATTTGGAGAACAAGTCTAGTCCATGCAAGGCTTCTGTTTCTCATTGCAGTAATAGCCCGCATAATCAGAATTCGTGTGAAGCTTCAAGCTCAAGAATTTGTTTGCCCACTAATCAACGCCACTCAACACTCTCAGATCCCAATTTtgtggaaaattattttaag AGTTCAAGGCTGCATTTTATTGGTACTTGGAGAAACCGATATCGTAAGAGATTTCCCAGCTTGTCTAATGGGATTACATCTGGAGTTTCTGGTCTGTACACTGCGGGTTCCAGTCACAAAACTGCTGTAGCGAATGAGAAGAATGTTGTGATACACATCGACATG GACTGCTTCTTCGTTTCAGTAGTCATCAGGAACCATCCTGAGTTACAGGGAAAGCCTGTTGCTGTCTGTCATTCAGATAATCCCCGTGGTACAGCTGAAATCTCATCAGCCAATTATCCAGCCCGAGAATATG GAGTGAGGGCAGGGATGTTTGTGAAAGATGCGAAGAGTAGGTGCCCTCAGCTTGTAATTGTTCCATATGACTTTGGAGCTTATGAGATG GTGGCAGATCAATTTTATGACATTCTTCACAATCACTGCAACAAAGTGCAG GCTGTGAGCTGTGATGAAGCATTCTTAGATGTATCTGAATCAGAAATGGGGGACCATGAGCTTTTAGCCTCGATAATCAGAAAGGAGATTCTTAACACTACAGGATGCACTGCTAGTGCAGGAATTGCAGAAAATATGCTTATGGCTCGCCTTGCTACAAAAACTGCAAAACCAGATGGCCAGTTCTATATTCCTACTGGAAAG GTGGATGATTATTTATACACACTTCCCGTTAAGGCACTTCCTGGTATTGGACATGTTTTGgaagaaaaattgaagaataaaCAAATTAGAACCTGTGGCCAATTGCGGTCAATTACCAAG GAGTCCCTTCAAAAGGATTTTGGGATGAAAACTGGAGAGATGCTGTGGAACTATAGTCGGGGAATAGACAACCGACTGGTTGGAGTGATTcag GAAAGCAAGTCTATTGGTGCAGAAGTAAACTGGGGCGTCAGATTCAATAATGCAAATGAT GCTCAGCACTTTCTAAAAAATCTATGCAAGGAGGTAGCACTTCGATTGCAGGGATGTGGAGTGCAAGGAAGAGCTTTTACTCTCAAG ataaagaagaagaaaagtgaTGCAGGAGAACCAGTAAAGTACATGGGCTGTGGGGACTGCGAGAATCTCAGCCATACAATAACA ATCCCAATGGCCACAGATGATGTGGGCGTGCTTCAGAGGTTGGCAACTCAGCTTTTTGGGCATTTCCACATAG ATGTCGGAGATATTCGAGGTGTGGGCTTACAGGTCTCGAAACTTGAAGGAGCTGATGATAGCAAATGTG GTAACAAAAGAAATTCCATTCTTCCCTGGGTTTCCTCCACATCAGTAAAGGACAAGAATCAGAACCAAATAAGTGatcttccaaaacttggcgAGTCAG ATGCTTGGAGACCAAGCAGTGGTGTGCTGCGTCAGCCGAGCTCCGGCATTAAAGAATCCTCTACTGAAACGCGAGCTGGCTTGTCCAGCTCTGAAACTGGCACTCACAATTCCTCAGTTCTTCCTCCTCTTCAAGATCTAGATGTGGCTGTTATCGAGTCTTTACCCCCTGAGGTGGTTTCTGAAATCAATGAAATGTATGGCGGAAAGttattaggttttatttctgcaAGTAAAAGCAAAATTATCGATATAAACACCCATGCTGCCTCAACGAAAAGTTGTGAAG GTGTAGCAGTTGAGGGTACGGGATCTCTTTCAGGAGCTCACCTTGTAGAATCAAATATGGTTGCTACTGATAAG GTAATGAAGTGGGAcaaggaagaagatccgaattATGCTGCACCTGCTACTTTATCTCGGAGACATATCATGCCCTCATCTCTAAGTCAAGTTGATTCCTCAGTGTTCCGAGAACTGCCTGAGGAATTGAGAAAAGACATTATCGAACATCTTGCCCATCACGAAGGACCAGAATATGTGAAAGGAGCCTTCAGTGATGTGTCTGATAAACAGACTGAAGTTGAAGCCTCTGACTTAAGTGGCCTTTGGATCGGAAATCCTCCGAAGTGGGTTAAGAAGTTCCAAATAAGCAACTGTGGCTTGTTAACTATTTTTGCGGAAGTATATCAGTCTGGATCTGGTAGTTGTTTGTCTTCTCTACTGCAGTGTTTGATGTCTAGGATACTTACTGGAGGCGGCGCTGACGGATTCGGTAATGCTGTTAGTTGGCTGCATGAGCTTTTCAAGCAGTATATAGATCTCAAAATTACAACAGATGTTGAGGAgatctatgtatgtatatgtcTATTGAGAAG GCTGACTGGAAGGTCTGAGTATCTCTTACAAGTCTACAATGCTATAATTCCTCACTTGCAG GCATCAATGGGTGAAAACTATGGGGGCACCCTTTGCATTCCTTCGCTGTAG